The following are encoded together in the Streptomyces rapamycinicus NRRL 5491 genome:
- a CDS encoding sodium:solute symporter has product MTAVDYTVIVVYLAGMLALGWWGMRRTSSTSDFLVAGRRLGPLMYSGTMAAIVLGGASTIGGVGLGYQYGLSGAWMVIAIGLGLLALSVFFSARIARLKVYTVSQMLDLRYGGSSGLISGIVMWAYTLMLAVTSTIAYATIFDVIFGLDRVVAIVLGGAIVVCYSTLGGMWSITLTDMVQFVVKTVGVLLLLLPIAVVKAGGFDAMKAELPHGYFSPMGIGGQTVFTYVLIYSFGMLIGQDIWQRVFTARDDRVARLGGTAAGTYCLAYAVAGAIIGTAARVLYPKLGAPDDAFATIVKDALPVGVKGLVLAAALSAVMSTSSGALIACATVANNDIWARLRGRTLRTAGASHDEIGGNRVFILIMGVAVIGISVALNDVVEALTVAYNMLVGGLLMPILGGLLWKRGTGAGALASVGVGGLTVIALMGWKGILANEPIYFGLLASLVAYVAVSLATKPTDAAILDVWRRRLAGEPAAPVSKTTSPATAGA; this is encoded by the coding sequence ATGACCGCTGTCGACTACACCGTGATCGTCGTCTATCTCGCGGGCATGCTCGCGCTCGGCTGGTGGGGGATGCGCCGCACCAGTTCCACCAGTGACTTCCTGGTCGCGGGGCGGCGGCTGGGGCCGCTGATGTACTCCGGGACGATGGCCGCGATCGTGCTCGGCGGCGCGTCCACCATCGGCGGCGTCGGGCTCGGCTACCAGTACGGGCTCTCCGGCGCCTGGATGGTCATCGCCATCGGCCTCGGGCTGCTGGCGCTGTCGGTCTTCTTCTCGGCGCGCATCGCCCGGCTCAAGGTCTACACGGTGAGCCAGATGCTGGACCTGCGCTACGGCGGCTCCTCCGGGCTGATCTCGGGCATCGTGATGTGGGCCTACACCCTGATGCTGGCGGTCACCTCGACCATCGCCTACGCCACCATCTTCGATGTGATCTTCGGGCTGGACCGGGTCGTCGCCATCGTGCTCGGCGGGGCGATCGTGGTCTGTTACTCGACCCTCGGCGGCATGTGGTCGATCACCCTCACCGACATGGTGCAGTTCGTGGTCAAGACGGTGGGCGTGCTGCTCCTGCTGCTGCCCATCGCGGTGGTGAAGGCGGGCGGCTTCGACGCGATGAAGGCCGAACTCCCACACGGCTACTTCTCCCCCATGGGCATCGGCGGCCAGACCGTCTTCACCTATGTGCTGATCTACTCCTTCGGCATGCTGATCGGCCAGGACATCTGGCAGCGGGTCTTCACCGCCCGCGATGACCGGGTCGCCCGCCTCGGCGGCACCGCGGCCGGTACGTACTGCCTGGCCTACGCGGTCGCGGGCGCGATCATCGGCACGGCGGCCAGGGTGCTGTACCCCAAGCTGGGCGCCCCGGACGACGCGTTCGCGACCATCGTCAAGGACGCCCTCCCGGTGGGTGTGAAGGGGCTGGTGCTGGCCGCCGCGCTGTCCGCGGTGATGTCCACCTCCTCGGGCGCGCTGATCGCCTGCGCGACGGTGGCCAACAACGACATCTGGGCCCGGCTGCGCGGCCGTACGCTCCGTACGGCCGGCGCCTCCCATGACGAGATCGGTGGCAACCGCGTCTTCATCCTCATCATGGGCGTCGCCGTGATCGGCATCTCCGTGGCGCTCAACGATGTCGTCGAGGCGCTGACCGTCGCCTACAACATGCTGGTCGGCGGGTTGCTGATGCCGATCCTGGGCGGGCTGCTGTGGAAGCGCGGCACGGGCGCGGGCGCACTGGCCTCGGTCGGTGTCGGCGGCCTCACGGTCATCGCGCTGATGGGGTGGAAGGGCATCCTCGCCAACGAGCCCATCTACTTCGGGCTGCTGGCCTCGCTGGTGGCGTATGTCGCGGTCAGCCTCGCCACCAAGCCGACGGACGCGGCGATCCTGGACGTCTGGCGGCGACGGCTGGCCGGTGAGCCCGCCGCCCCCGTCTCGAAGACCACCAGTCCGGCCACCGCAGGCGCCTGA
- a CDS encoding thiamine pyrophosphate-binding protein, with translation MPTAQRARHGGDLVVESLTALGASTVFGLPGQHALGAFDALRRSGLTYVGLRVENNAGFAADAFARVTGTVAPLLVSTGPGALMTLAALQESAAASAPVLAIGSQVPTAGLGGGRKGYLHELVDQKASFRDVVKSVHTARTASQIPSAVAAAWASALEAPAGPVWLEIPQDVLLAPVSVPPVTSLRAEPRPLSPRPELTAEAARLLNAAERPVILAGGGVVRAGARQELRALAEVLDAPVATTFGGKGAFPWDHPLSLQSWLEDAHTTEFLEDADVLLVVGSGLGELSSNYHTFSPRGRLVQIEADLGKLESNHPALGIHADAREALAALTEAVTPRPPGTAAKAAAGLLTRVRERIDAQGLELERRVLDAVRDALPDDSPSFWDMTILAYWAWSAFDPRAGALHSAQGAGGLGYGFPAALGAAAADRGRPVLAVSGDGGAMYSIAELATAHQYQLPITWLIVDDGGYGILREYMTDTFGEATATELSRPDFVALAESFGVPAVRTTPERLRTDLADALAAPGPSVVVLPALLRMFAPTHLDRPADGGPDGSPDGGPGPGQP, from the coding sequence ATGCCCACCGCACAGCGCGCGCGTCACGGCGGCGATCTCGTCGTGGAGTCCCTCACCGCGCTCGGGGCGAGCACCGTGTTCGGGCTTCCCGGACAGCACGCTCTCGGGGCGTTCGACGCGCTGCGGCGGTCCGGGCTCACCTATGTGGGACTGCGGGTGGAGAACAACGCCGGGTTCGCCGCCGACGCCTTCGCGCGTGTCACCGGCACGGTGGCGCCGCTGCTGGTGTCCACAGGGCCGGGGGCGCTCATGACGCTCGCCGCGCTGCAGGAGTCGGCGGCGGCGTCCGCGCCGGTCCTCGCCATCGGCAGCCAGGTGCCGACGGCGGGGCTGGGTGGCGGGCGCAAGGGCTATCTGCATGAACTCGTGGACCAGAAGGCGTCGTTCCGCGACGTGGTGAAGTCGGTCCACACGGCCCGTACCGCCTCTCAGATCCCCTCCGCGGTCGCCGCCGCCTGGGCGTCCGCGCTGGAGGCCCCCGCCGGGCCGGTGTGGCTGGAGATCCCGCAGGATGTGCTGCTCGCACCGGTCTCCGTGCCGCCGGTGACCTCCCTGCGGGCCGAGCCCCGGCCGCTGTCGCCCCGGCCCGAGCTGACGGCGGAGGCGGCGAGGCTGCTGAACGCCGCCGAGCGTCCGGTGATCCTGGCCGGGGGCGGGGTGGTGCGCGCCGGGGCGCGGCAGGAGCTGCGGGCGCTGGCCGAGGTGCTGGACGCGCCCGTGGCGACGACCTTCGGCGGCAAGGGCGCGTTTCCATGGGATCATCCGCTCTCGCTCCAGTCCTGGCTGGAGGACGCGCACACCACCGAGTTCCTGGAGGACGCCGACGTCCTGCTGGTCGTCGGCTCCGGACTCGGTGAACTCTCCTCCAACTACCACACGTTCAGCCCGCGAGGCCGTCTCGTACAGATCGAGGCCGACCTCGGCAAGCTGGAGTCCAACCACCCGGCGCTCGGCATCCACGCCGACGCCCGCGAGGCGCTGGCCGCGCTCACCGAGGCCGTGACGCCCCGCCCGCCGGGCACCGCGGCCAAGGCCGCGGCCGGGCTGCTCACCCGGGTGCGGGAGCGGATCGACGCGCAGGGCCTGGAGCTGGAGCGGCGGGTGCTGGACGCGGTGCGGGACGCGCTGCCCGATGACTCCCCCAGCTTCTGGGACATGACGATCCTCGCCTACTGGGCCTGGTCCGCCTTCGATCCCCGTGCGGGCGCCCTGCACTCGGCGCAGGGCGCGGGCGGCCTCGGCTACGGCTTCCCGGCCGCCCTCGGGGCCGCCGCCGCGGACCGCGGACGGCCGGTGCTGGCCGTGTCGGGCGACGGCGGCGCCATGTACTCGATCGCCGAACTCGCGACCGCCCATCAGTACCAACTCCCCATCACCTGGCTGATCGTGGACGACGGCGGCTACGGCATCCTGCGCGAGTACATGACGGACACGTTCGGCGAGGCGACCGCCACCGAGCTGTCCCGCCCGGACTTCGTCGCGCTGGCCGAGTCCTTCGGCGTCCCGGCGGTCCGTACCACACCCGAGCGGCTGCGCACGGATCTCGCCGACGCCCTCGCGGCCCCCGGGCCGTCGGTCGTGGTACTGCCCGCGCTGCTGCGGATGTTCGCGCCCACCCACCTCGACCGGCCGGCCGACGGCGGCCCGGACGGCAGCCCCGACGGCGGCCCCGGTCCCGGTCAGCCCTGA
- a CDS encoding ABC transporter ATP-binding protein: protein MTLLRLDEVTVRFGRRDALDAVDLEVAEHETVSVLGPSGSGKSTMLRVVAGLQRPDTGRVWLAGRDQGGVPTHRRGVGLMFQDHQLFPQRDVGGNVAFGLRMRKMGRAEADRRVAELLELVGLPGAQRRPVDSLSGGEQQRVALARALAPRPKLLMLDEPLGQLDRGLRERLVVELRELFGRLGTTVLAVTHDQGEAFALADRVVVMENGRIAQTGTPLEVWQRPATEFVARFLGFDNVVEAIVHGEVADTVWGKLPVPPGSRPGPGRLLVRPAGVRLTDPEEGLACTVVARTFRGDHVALILRLPDPAAPRLEASCALRDAPEAGARAGVVIDPADVVLLDPEP, encoded by the coding sequence ATGACGCTGCTGCGACTCGACGAGGTGACCGTAAGGTTCGGCCGGCGCGACGCGCTGGACGCCGTGGACCTGGAGGTCGCCGAGCACGAGACGGTCTCTGTGCTGGGCCCGAGCGGAAGCGGTAAGTCCACCATGCTGCGCGTGGTGGCCGGACTGCAGCGCCCCGACACCGGCCGGGTGTGGCTCGCCGGACGCGACCAGGGCGGGGTGCCCACGCACCGGCGCGGGGTGGGGCTCATGTTCCAGGACCACCAGCTGTTCCCGCAGCGGGACGTGGGCGGCAACGTCGCCTTCGGGCTGCGGATGCGCAAGATGGGGCGCGCGGAGGCGGACCGCCGGGTCGCCGAACTGCTGGAGCTCGTGGGGCTGCCGGGCGCCCAGCGCCGCCCCGTCGACTCGCTCTCCGGAGGTGAGCAGCAGCGGGTGGCGCTCGCCCGCGCGCTTGCCCCACGGCCCAAGCTGCTGATGCTGGACGAGCCGCTGGGCCAGCTCGACCGGGGGCTGCGGGAGCGGCTGGTGGTGGAGTTGCGCGAGCTCTTCGGACGGCTGGGCACCACCGTCCTCGCGGTCACCCACGACCAGGGGGAGGCGTTCGCGCTCGCGGACCGGGTGGTGGTGATGGAGAACGGCCGGATCGCCCAGACCGGCACCCCGCTGGAGGTGTGGCAGCGGCCCGCCACCGAGTTCGTCGCCCGCTTCCTCGGCTTCGACAATGTGGTCGAGGCGATCGTGCACGGCGAGGTCGCCGACACCGTATGGGGCAAGCTGCCAGTGCCGCCCGGCTCCCGGCCGGGCCCCGGCAGGCTGCTGGTCCGCCCCGCCGGGGTGCGGCTGACGGACCCCGAGGAGGGTCTGGCGTGCACCGTGGTGGCGCGCACGTTCCGCGGCGACCATGTGGCGCTCATCCTGCGGCTGCCGGACCCGGCCGCGCCGCGTCTGGAGGCGTCGTGCGCCCTGCGGGACGCCCCGGAGGCGGGGGCCCGGGCCGGGGTGGTCATCGACCCGGCCGACGTGGTGCTCCTGGACCCCGAACCCTGA
- a CDS encoding ABC transporter ATP-binding protein translates to MVAPPDDDMLAARTVSYAYGGSPALTGVSLGARKGEIVAVTGPRGCGKTTLLACLAGQLVPDSGEVWFKGVPVHSLPPLGLERLRREHFGWIGTEPQLVPELTAWENAALALMLRGTGRRAAKSAACEWLDRLDIGECARARPAALLQSQRQRVALARALAAGPGVLFADEPTAPLHQTDRAQMLRTLTSAARSHGITVVLATHDQEVATLADHTVALLDGRRVGSDPSEAEGRAACSASA, encoded by the coding sequence ATGGTGGCTCCGCCGGACGACGACATGCTCGCGGCACGCACCGTGTCGTACGCCTACGGCGGCTCGCCCGCCCTCACCGGGGTCTCCCTCGGCGCCCGGAAGGGTGAGATCGTCGCCGTCACCGGTCCGCGCGGCTGTGGCAAGACCACCCTCCTCGCCTGCCTGGCGGGCCAACTCGTGCCGGACAGCGGGGAAGTGTGGTTCAAGGGCGTCCCCGTGCACTCCCTCCCCCCACTCGGCCTCGAACGGCTGCGGCGCGAGCACTTCGGCTGGATCGGCACCGAACCCCAGCTCGTCCCCGAACTCACCGCCTGGGAGAACGCCGCGCTCGCCCTGATGCTGCGCGGCACCGGGCGCCGCGCCGCGAAGAGCGCCGCATGCGAATGGCTGGACCGGCTCGACATCGGCGAGTGCGCCCGGGCGCGGCCCGCCGCACTGCTGCAGTCGCAGCGCCAGCGGGTCGCGCTCGCCCGCGCGCTGGCCGCCGGGCCCGGCGTGCTCTTCGCCGACGAGCCCACCGCCCCGCTGCACCAGACCGACCGCGCCCAGATGCTGCGCACCCTCACCTCGGCGGCCCGCTCCCACGGCATCACCGTGGTCCTCGCGACACACGACCAGGAGGTGGCCACCCTCGCCGACCACACCGTCGCCCTGCTCGACGGGCGCCGGGTGGGCTCGGACCCCTCCGAGGCGGAAGGCAGGGCCGCGTGCTCAGCCTCCGCCTAG
- a CDS encoding LOG family protein, with the protein MQEPDREIESIEEFDQVVARGTLAGFRVQSVDLTGRTAALLSTDTSESVFLGCPMETEAAAKVRAGGALVFPPVPDLPFDPYRGTLYSPAELFEGLTEHGYVRTPDALAYAWFQRTKTDGDIFASMLRSIHDDAVSDALDEFLVGTRVVGVMGGHALERGSDGFAGAARLGRALARTGLTVATGGGPGAMEAANLGAYTAPHEDAVLDEALELLGKTPSFRPSIGAWAEAAFAVRERWPDGGASVGIPTWFYGHEPPNAFASHIAKYFANATREDGLLARSTAGVVFLPGAAGTVQEIFDNATPNYYESRGEPTPMVLVDRDHWTRRLPTWPLLEALAEGRSMKARIALVDSVDEAPEALLSMLG; encoded by the coding sequence GTGCAGGAACCAGACCGGGAAATAGAGTCCATCGAGGAGTTCGACCAGGTCGTCGCCCGCGGCACCCTGGCCGGGTTCCGGGTCCAGTCCGTGGACCTGACAGGCCGTACGGCCGCGCTCCTCTCCACCGACACCAGCGAGTCCGTCTTCCTCGGCTGCCCGATGGAGACCGAGGCGGCGGCGAAGGTCCGGGCCGGGGGCGCGCTGGTGTTCCCGCCGGTGCCGGATCTGCCGTTCGACCCGTACCGCGGCACCCTCTACTCCCCCGCGGAGCTCTTCGAAGGCCTCACCGAACACGGTTACGTGCGGACGCCGGACGCGCTCGCCTACGCCTGGTTCCAGCGGACCAAGACCGACGGCGACATCTTCGCCTCGATGCTGCGCTCCATCCACGACGACGCGGTCTCCGACGCGCTCGACGAATTCCTCGTCGGAACGCGGGTGGTGGGCGTCATGGGCGGCCACGCGCTGGAGCGCGGCTCCGACGGATTCGCGGGCGCCGCACGCCTCGGCCGGGCCCTGGCGCGGACCGGCCTCACGGTCGCGACGGGCGGCGGGCCGGGCGCGATGGAGGCCGCGAACCTGGGCGCCTACACGGCCCCGCACGAGGACGCGGTGCTGGACGAGGCGCTCGAACTGCTCGGCAAGACGCCCTCCTTCCGGCCGTCCATCGGGGCCTGGGCCGAGGCCGCCTTCGCGGTGCGCGAGCGCTGGCCGGACGGCGGGGCGTCGGTCGGCATCCCCACCTGGTTCTACGGCCATGAGCCGCCGAACGCGTTCGCCTCGCACATCGCCAAGTACTTCGCCAACGCCACCCGCGAGGACGGGCTGCTGGCGCGCTCGACCGCGGGCGTGGTCTTCCTGCCCGGCGCCGCCGGGACCGTCCAGGAGATCTTCGACAACGCGACGCCGAACTACTACGAGTCGCGCGGTGAGCCGACCCCGATGGTGCTGGTGGACCGGGACCACTGGACGCGGCGGCTGCCGACCTGGCCGCTGCTCGAAGCGCTCGCGGAGGGACGGTCCATGAAGGCCCGTATCGCTCTGGTGGACTCGGTGGACGAGGCGCCGGAGGCGCTGCTGTCGATGCTGGGCTGA
- a CDS encoding ABC transporter permease, with amino-acid sequence MAVPLAFFAVFFAYPVAAIVTRGLRVGGRWRFGRIAEVVTDPATLDVLWFTCWQAVASTALTLAVALPGAYVFARFDFPGKGLLRAVVTVPFVLPTVVAGSAFLALLGRGGLLDELWGVRLDTSVWAILLAHVFFNYAVVVRTVGGLWAQLDPRQEEAARVLGASRPSAWRRVTLPALAPAVAAAALMVFLFTFTSFGVIQILGGPRYATLEVAIYRETAQLLDLPTAAVLTLVQFAAVAAVLALHAWTVRRRESALRLVDPGRTARRPKGPAQWALLWGVLAMVALLIVTPLAVLVERSLNGPDGYGFTYYEALRSAADSGGTFFVAPMEAVGNSLWYAAVATVFALVVGGLAAAALTRKAGRLVRGFDALLMLPLGTSAVTVGFGFLIALDEPPLDLRASWVLVPLAQALVGVPFVVRTMLPVLRAVDHRLREAAAVLGASPWRVWREVDLPLVGRAVAVAAGFAFAVSLGEFGATVFIARPDHPTLPVAIARFLGRAGQLTYGQAMALSTILMLVCAGSLLALERIRTDRSGEF; translated from the coding sequence ATGGCGGTGCCGCTCGCCTTCTTCGCGGTCTTCTTCGCCTATCCCGTGGCCGCCATCGTCACCCGGGGGCTGCGTGTCGGCGGGCGGTGGCGGTTCGGCCGGATCGCCGAAGTGGTGACCGATCCGGCGACGCTGGACGTCCTGTGGTTCACCTGCTGGCAGGCGGTCGCGTCCACCGCCCTCACGCTCGCGGTGGCGCTGCCCGGCGCGTATGTCTTCGCCCGCTTCGACTTCCCCGGCAAGGGGCTGCTGCGGGCCGTGGTGACCGTGCCGTTCGTCCTGCCGACCGTCGTCGCCGGATCTGCCTTCCTGGCCTTGCTCGGCCGGGGCGGGCTGCTGGACGAGCTGTGGGGGGTGCGGCTGGACACCTCCGTCTGGGCGATCCTCCTGGCCCATGTCTTCTTCAACTACGCGGTCGTCGTCAGGACCGTGGGCGGGCTGTGGGCCCAGCTCGACCCGCGTCAGGAGGAGGCCGCGCGGGTGCTCGGCGCGAGCCGGCCGTCGGCCTGGCGCCGGGTGACGCTGCCCGCCCTGGCCCCGGCCGTGGCCGCCGCCGCGCTGATGGTGTTCCTGTTCACCTTCACCTCCTTCGGCGTGATCCAGATCCTGGGCGGCCCCCGCTACGCCACCCTGGAGGTGGCGATCTACCGGGAGACCGCGCAACTGCTCGACCTCCCCACGGCCGCGGTGCTGACCCTCGTCCAGTTCGCCGCGGTCGCGGCCGTGTTGGCCCTGCACGCGTGGACCGTAAGGCGTCGCGAGAGCGCCCTGCGGCTCGTGGACCCGGGCCGCACCGCGCGCCGCCCGAAGGGCCCGGCCCAGTGGGCGCTGCTGTGGGGCGTGCTGGCCATGGTCGCGCTGCTGATCGTGACACCGCTCGCGGTGCTGGTGGAGCGCTCGCTGAACGGGCCGGACGGCTACGGGTTCACCTACTACGAGGCGCTGCGGTCGGCCGCCGACAGTGGGGGCACCTTCTTCGTGGCTCCCATGGAGGCCGTCGGGAACTCCCTGTGGTACGCGGCGGTCGCCACCGTCTTCGCCCTCGTCGTGGGCGGTCTCGCCGCCGCGGCGCTCACCCGTAAGGCGGGCAGGCTGGTGCGGGGCTTCGACGCGCTGCTGATGCTGCCGCTGGGCACCTCGGCCGTCACCGTGGGATTCGGCTTCCTGATCGCCCTGGACGAGCCCCCGCTGGATCTGCGCGCCTCCTGGGTCCTGGTGCCGCTCGCCCAGGCCCTGGTGGGCGTGCCCTTCGTCGTACGGACCATGCTGCCGGTGCTGCGGGCGGTGGACCACCGGCTCCGGGAGGCGGCGGCCGTGCTCGGGGCGTCCCCGTGGCGAGTCTGGCGGGAGGTGGACCTGCCGCTGGTCGGACGGGCCGTGGCGGTCGCGGCGGGCTTCGCGTTCGCCGTCTCCCTGGGCGAGTTCGGGGCGACCGTCTTCATCGCGCGCCCCGACCATCCGACCCTCCCGGTGGCCATCGCCCGCTTCCTGGGCCGGGCCGGACAGCTCACCTACGGACAGGCGATGGCCCTGAGCACGATCCTGATGCTGGTCTGCGCCGGATCGCTGCTGGCGCTCGAGCGCATCCGCACCGACCGTTCCGGAGAGTTCTGA
- a CDS encoding PucR family transcriptional regulator: MNDRVPPTAPVPLSTLLRQPALGLRQVAGGRETDTPVYFVHTSEMEDPVPYLLGGELLLSAGVHCPEAAGAGTYWDRYVARTVQAGAAALGFGIAPVHETVPRALAEACDRHGLPLVEVPRQTTFTAVASAVWDAMAERRHHELRSLTEAQQSLATAAARPHPVPAVLRQLGQHLGAWTVLYGPAGPDAPDGAELAAAGPRPPREARKALGALAARLRSGPSSAAGRATGAAGEELLLTAYGLGGPAGPEDRLALGVCAPRRDGADGAIVGVAVVLLSLLTARRVVGAEAERTSALVRLMLGAEPARVAGLLSPLAGPPGTPGQPGHPGTPGQPGQSRTPGQPGTSAQSAQPGTPGQPGQPGTSLEPPEDGGLWTVVHGRRRGRGRDDGLLATAALAAGLGTPLVDLDGDALSALVPGEGEVRAQPGWTLGVGAPVPAADLTRGAADAARALRRAVAERVPLVRDGPARAGGVGSLVDPAEAGAHGRALLAPLEGAPALLETLRVWLSLHGSWDRTAVALEVHRNTVRQRIARAGALLDVDLGDADVRMELWFALKWA, encoded by the coding sequence ATGAACGACCGCGTCCCCCCGACGGCCCCCGTCCCGCTCTCCACCCTCCTTCGCCAGCCCGCCCTGGGCTTGCGGCAGGTCGCGGGCGGGCGCGAGACGGACACGCCCGTGTACTTCGTCCACACCAGCGAGATGGAGGACCCCGTCCCGTATCTGCTGGGCGGAGAGCTGCTGCTCAGCGCGGGGGTGCACTGCCCGGAGGCGGCGGGCGCCGGCACCTACTGGGACCGCTATGTGGCACGTACGGTCCAGGCGGGCGCTGCGGCGCTCGGCTTCGGCATCGCGCCGGTGCACGAAACGGTGCCCCGTGCGCTGGCGGAGGCGTGCGACCGGCACGGGCTGCCGCTGGTGGAGGTGCCCCGGCAGACGACCTTCACGGCCGTGGCGAGCGCCGTATGGGACGCGATGGCCGAGCGCCGCCACCATGAGCTGCGGAGCCTCACCGAGGCGCAGCAGTCGCTGGCGACGGCCGCGGCGCGCCCGCACCCCGTACCGGCCGTGCTGCGCCAGCTCGGCCAGCACCTCGGGGCCTGGACGGTGCTCTACGGCCCGGCCGGTCCGGACGCCCCGGACGGCGCGGAGCTGGCGGCCGCCGGGCCGCGGCCGCCGCGCGAGGCCCGTAAGGCGCTCGGCGCGCTCGCGGCGCGGCTGCGCTCGGGACCGTCCTCGGCGGCGGGCAGGGCGACCGGGGCGGCCGGTGAGGAGCTGCTGCTGACCGCGTACGGGCTGGGCGGCCCGGCCGGGCCGGAGGACCGGCTCGCGCTCGGCGTCTGCGCACCCCGGCGGGACGGGGCGGACGGGGCGATCGTGGGGGTGGCCGTGGTGCTGCTGTCGCTGCTGACGGCCCGCCGGGTGGTCGGGGCCGAGGCCGAGCGCACATCGGCGCTGGTGCGGCTGATGCTCGGTGCCGAACCAGCGCGGGTGGCGGGGCTGCTGAGTCCCTTGGCGGGACCCCCGGGGACACCGGGGCAGCCAGGTCACCCGGGGACGCCAGGGCAGCCCGGACAATCGAGGACGCCGGGGCAGCCGGGGACGTCAGCCCAGTCAGCCCAGCCGGGCACGCCGGGGCAGCCAGGGCAGCCCGGGACGTCTCTCGAGCCCCCGGAGGACGGTGGGCTGTGGACCGTGGTGCACGGGCGGCGGCGCGGTCGCGGCCGGGACGACGGGCTGCTGGCCACGGCGGCGCTCGCGGCAGGGCTCGGGACGCCGCTGGTCGACCTCGACGGGGACGCGCTGAGCGCCCTCGTCCCGGGCGAGGGGGAGGTTCGGGCGCAGCCCGGCTGGACCCTGGGCGTCGGGGCGCCCGTACCGGCCGCGGACCTGACGCGCGGCGCCGCCGACGCCGCCCGCGCTCTGCGGCGGGCGGTGGCCGAGCGGGTGCCGCTGGTGCGGGACGGCCCGGCCCGCGCGGGCGGGGTCGGCTCGCTGGTGGACCCGGCCGAGGCGGGGGCGCACGGCCGGGCCCTGCTGGCGCCGCTCGAGGGCGCACCGGCGCTGCTGGAGACGCTGCGGGTGTGGCTGTCGCTGCACGGCAGCTGGGACCGTACGGCGGTGGCGCTGGAGGTCCACCGCAATACGGTCCGTCAGCGGATCGCCCGCGCCGGGGCCCTGCTGGATGTGGACCTGGGTGACGCGGACGTCCGTATGGAGCTGTGGTTCGCCCTCAAGTGGGCGTGA
- a CDS encoding thiamine ABC transporter substrate-binding protein has product MNSQLRRAISAALLGSLALGALAGCGEDTKSGSDSKTVTLVTHDSFAASKAVLKEFTKETGYKVRVQAGGDAGAAVNQAILSKGHPQGDVFFGVDNTLLSRALDNDLFTPYTAKGLDKVPAALQLDRAEHRVTPVDFGDICVNYDRKYFADKKLTPPRTLDDLTKPAYKNLLVTENAATSSPGLGFLLATAAKYGDDGWKGYWKKLRANGVEVVDGWEQAYYDRFSGSAGGGKGDRPLVVSYASSPPAEVADAKSKPAKAPTGVATGTCFRQVEFAGLLNGAGNTKGGKALLDFLLGKRFQEDVPLNMYVNPVREDAKLPELFTRYGVRIADSATLAPQKIAKNREPWVKTWSSLVL; this is encoded by the coding sequence ATGAACAGTCAGCTTCGGCGTGCCATCTCGGCCGCCCTCCTCGGCTCACTGGCCCTGGGGGCGCTCGCCGGCTGCGGCGAGGACACCAAGAGCGGCTCGGACTCCAAGACGGTCACCCTGGTCACGCATGACTCGTTCGCGGCCTCCAAGGCGGTCCTCAAGGAGTTCACCAAGGAGACCGGCTACAAGGTGCGCGTGCAGGCAGGGGGCGACGCCGGAGCCGCCGTCAACCAGGCGATCCTGTCCAAGGGCCACCCCCAGGGCGATGTGTTCTTCGGCGTCGACAACACGCTCCTCTCCCGCGCGCTCGACAACGACCTGTTCACCCCCTACACGGCGAAGGGGCTCGACAAGGTCCCGGCGGCCCTCCAGCTCGACCGGGCCGAGCACCGCGTCACCCCCGTCGACTTCGGCGACATCTGCGTCAACTACGACCGGAAGTACTTCGCCGACAAGAAGCTGACGCCGCCCCGGACGCTGGACGATCTGACCAAGCCCGCCTACAAGAACCTCCTCGTCACCGAGAACGCGGCAACCTCGTCCCCCGGTCTCGGCTTCCTCCTCGCCACGGCCGCGAAGTACGGCGACGACGGCTGGAAGGGCTACTGGAAGAAGCTGCGGGCCAACGGCGTCGAGGTCGTCGACGGCTGGGAGCAGGCGTATTACGACCGGTTCTCCGGTTCGGCGGGCGGCGGCAAGGGCGACCGGCCGCTCGTCGTCTCCTACGCCTCCAGCCCGCCCGCCGAGGTGGCCGACGCCAAGAGCAAGCCCGCGAAGGCGCCCACCGGGGTGGCGACGGGCACCTGCTTCCGGCAGGTGGAGTTCGCCGGGCTGTTGAACGGCGCGGGCAACACCAAGGGCGGCAAGGCGCTGCTGGACTTCCTGCTGGGCAAGCGGTTCCAGGAGGACGTCCCGCTGAACATGTACGTCAACCCGGTGCGCGAGGACGCCAAGCTGCCGGAGCTGTTCACCCGATACGGGGTCAGGATCGCCGACTCGGCCACCCTGGCGCCGCAGAAGATCGCCAAGAACCGTGAGCCGTGGGTCAAGACATGGTCCTCGCTGGTCCTGTAG